One part of the Pandoraea faecigallinarum genome encodes these proteins:
- a CDS encoding efflux transporter outer membrane subunit produces MGRSPRLRRSATFLAASAVLWLAGCALGPDYVRPEIDTPAAFKETGDWKLAEPSDALAKGDWWAIYQDPVLSGLMNQVDINNQNIKVAEANYRQALAVASQARSAFFPTIGADAGVTRSSSRVSNTAVSGSGVGGISNSYSLSGTASWEPDIWGSVRRSVEAGNASAEASAADLANARLSAQALLAQNYFDLRVTDEQKALLERTVAAYEQTLKLTQNQYAVGVAQRSDVIQAQTQLQQAQASALDIEVTRAQLEHAIALLVGKAPAAFSLTPMPLRAALPPVPVSLPSQLLERRPDIASAERSVVAANAKIGVAKAAFFPTLSLSATGGFQSNSFADWLTLPSRFWSVGPALAATLFDGGLRRAQTDAAIAAYDAQVATYRQTVLTAFQAVEDNLAALNYLGREAAVQNQAVQSSREAAQLILNQYKAGTVGFQNVLTAQATAYAAERTALTILGRQFTANVLLVTALGGGWHGLPAEGGATSDVAGGAASGGASGAPGEAGASAVAAQE; encoded by the coding sequence ATGGGGAGGTCGCCGCGCCTGCGCCGCTCGGCAACGTTTCTTGCGGCAAGCGCTGTGCTCTGGCTCGCCGGATGCGCGCTGGGGCCGGACTATGTCCGCCCGGAGATCGATACGCCCGCCGCGTTCAAGGAAACCGGCGACTGGAAGCTGGCCGAGCCGAGCGATGCTCTCGCCAAGGGCGACTGGTGGGCGATCTATCAGGACCCGGTGCTCTCCGGGCTGATGAATCAGGTCGATATCAACAACCAGAACATCAAAGTGGCCGAAGCCAATTACCGGCAGGCGCTCGCGGTCGCTTCGCAGGCGCGTTCGGCATTCTTTCCGACCATCGGCGCCGATGCCGGTGTGACGCGCAGCAGTTCGCGTGTGAGCAACACGGCAGTCAGCGGATCGGGGGTTGGCGGGATCTCGAACAGCTACAGCCTGTCGGGTACGGCGAGCTGGGAACCGGACATCTGGGGCAGCGTACGCCGCTCCGTCGAGGCGGGCAATGCCAGTGCCGAAGCCAGTGCGGCGGATTTGGCAAACGCGCGTCTGTCGGCGCAAGCCCTGCTTGCACAGAACTACTTCGACCTGAGAGTGACGGACGAGCAAAAAGCACTGCTCGAACGCACTGTCGCGGCGTACGAGCAAACGCTCAAGCTGACCCAGAATCAGTACGCGGTGGGCGTTGCACAGCGCTCGGACGTGATCCAGGCGCAGACGCAATTGCAACAGGCGCAGGCGTCCGCGCTGGACATCGAAGTCACCCGTGCGCAACTGGAGCACGCCATTGCCCTGCTCGTGGGTAAGGCGCCCGCGGCTTTCTCGCTGACGCCCATGCCGTTGCGCGCCGCGCTGCCGCCGGTGCCCGTGAGCCTGCCGTCGCAGTTGCTGGAGCGTCGTCCGGACATTGCGTCGGCCGAGCGTTCGGTCGTGGCGGCGAACGCGAAGATCGGCGTCGCGAAAGCGGCATTTTTCCCCACGCTCTCGCTCTCGGCGACGGGCGGGTTCCAGAGCAACAGCTTTGCCGACTGGCTCACGTTGCCGAGCCGCTTCTGGTCGGTTGGCCCGGCACTGGCGGCGACGCTTTTCGACGGTGGCCTGCGCCGTGCGCAAACCGATGCCGCCATCGCCGCTTACGATGCGCAGGTTGCGACCTACCGTCAGACGGTGCTCACGGCGTTCCAGGCTGTCGAGGACAATCTCGCGGCGCTGAACTATCTGGGACGCGAGGCGGCCGTGCAGAATCAGGCCGTGCAATCGTCGCGCGAGGCGGCGCAACTCATTCTCAATCAATACAAGGCCGGCACCGTCGGATTCCAGAACGTACTTACGGCACAGGCGACGGCGTACGCTGCGGAGCGGACGGCGCTGACCATTCTCGGCCGTCAGTTCACGGCGAACGTATTGCTTGTGACCGCACTTGGCGGTGGCTGGCATGGCCTGCCCGCAGAGGGCGGCGCAACCAGTGACGTAGCAGGTGGTGCGGCAAGCGGTGGCGCAAGTGGTGCGCCGGGCGAGGCGGGCGCGTCTGCTGTCGCCGCGCAGGAATGA
- a CDS encoding multidrug efflux RND transporter permease subunit — protein sequence MNLSAVFIKRSVATVLLTVGVTLAGIVAFGLLPVSPLPQVDFPTISVSASLPGASPETMAASVATPLERSLGRIAGVTEMTSNSTLGSTRITLQFDLSRDINGAARDVQAAINAARSLLPTGLPSNPTYRKVNPASAPVMIIALTSESMTRGQMYDAASTILAQKISQLEGVGDVTVGGSSLPAVRVELNPTALNKYQIPLETVRTAIQSVNANRPKGALEDGDRRWQILANDQAKTAKEYLPVIVSYQDGRPVRLSDIADVVDSVQDLRNAGSANGKPSVLLIITTQPGANIIQTVDGINRILPNLRASIPAAINLDVVMDRTPTIRASLKEVERTLLISIALVIMVVFIFLRNWRATLIPSVAVPVSLIGTFGVMYLCGFSLDNLSLMALTIATGFVVDDAIVVLENISRHIEEGLSPFAAALKGTREVGFTVLSMSISLVAVFIPLLLMGGIVGRLFREFAVTLSAAIMVSLVVSLTTTPMMCARLLKGKPAPGVPAGTAPLAPEPPKRASIWTRAGDWTERMFEAMLREYERSLAWALRHGPLMLLILLATICLNVWLYMVVPKGFFPQQDTGRMIGFIQADQAISFQAMEKKLADFIKIVQADPDVATVTGFTGGSNRNGGSMFVTLKPLGERKLTADQVIARLRGKLAKEPGAMLYLQSVQDIRVGGRSSNAQYQYTLQADDLQQLREWEPKVRNAISRLPDLADVNTDQQDKGLQTTLDIDRDQASRLGLTMSQIDNVLNDAFGQRQVSTIYNPLNQYKVVMEVAPQWWQSPESLKDIYVVTSAGAQVPLSAFARYRPTNTALGVSHQGQFAASTISFNLPAGVSLSQAQASINDAVSRLGMPTSVQGSFQGTAQAFQSALSSQPILILTALLTVYIVLGVLYESYIHPLTILSTLPSAGVGALLALLLFNTEFSIIALIGVILLIGIVKKNAIMMIDFALDAERRQNLPPREAIFQACVLRFRPIMMTTMAAMLGAIPLALGTGDGAELRQPLGISIVGGLLVSQVLTLYTTPVVYLYLDRVRLRWARWRARAQTGHSDVGEVGHG from the coding sequence ATGAACCTGTCGGCCGTCTTCATCAAGCGCTCGGTCGCTACCGTTCTGCTCACCGTCGGGGTGACGCTGGCGGGTATCGTCGCCTTCGGGCTGTTGCCCGTCTCGCCGCTTCCGCAGGTCGACTTCCCGACGATCTCCGTCTCGGCGTCGCTGCCCGGCGCGAGTCCCGAAACCATGGCCGCAAGCGTGGCCACGCCGCTGGAGCGTTCGCTCGGACGTATTGCAGGCGTGACGGAAATGACGTCGAACAGTACGCTGGGCTCGACGCGCATCACGCTGCAATTCGACCTTTCGCGCGACATCAACGGGGCCGCGCGCGACGTGCAGGCGGCGATCAATGCCGCGCGCAGCCTGTTGCCGACGGGGCTGCCGAGCAACCCGACCTATCGCAAGGTGAACCCGGCCAGCGCGCCGGTGATGATTATCGCGCTGACGTCGGAGAGCATGACGCGCGGGCAGATGTACGATGCGGCGTCCACCATCCTCGCGCAGAAAATTTCGCAACTTGAAGGCGTGGGCGACGTGACCGTCGGTGGCAGTTCGTTGCCGGCGGTACGTGTGGAACTCAATCCCACGGCGCTCAACAAGTATCAGATTCCACTGGAGACAGTGCGCACGGCGATCCAGTCCGTCAACGCGAACCGTCCGAAAGGCGCGCTCGAAGACGGTGACCGGCGCTGGCAGATTCTTGCCAACGATCAGGCGAAGACGGCCAAGGAGTATCTGCCGGTGATCGTCAGCTATCAGGATGGCCGCCCGGTGCGGCTGTCCGACATCGCGGATGTGGTCGATTCGGTGCAGGACCTGCGTAACGCAGGCTCGGCGAACGGCAAGCCGTCGGTGCTGCTGATCATCACGACACAGCCCGGCGCGAACATCATCCAGACGGTCGACGGCATCAACAGAATTCTGCCGAATCTGCGGGCGTCGATTCCGGCGGCGATCAACCTCGACGTCGTGATGGACCGCACGCCGACGATCCGCGCCTCGCTCAAGGAGGTCGAGCGCACGCTGCTGATCTCGATCGCGCTCGTCATCATGGTCGTCTTCATCTTCCTGCGGAACTGGCGCGCGACGCTGATTCCGAGCGTGGCGGTGCCGGTCTCGCTGATCGGCACGTTCGGGGTGATGTATCTGTGCGGTTTCAGTCTCGACAATCTCTCGCTCATGGCGCTGACCATTGCGACCGGCTTCGTTGTCGACGACGCCATCGTCGTGCTCGAGAATATCTCGCGGCATATCGAGGAGGGGCTGAGTCCATTCGCAGCGGCGCTCAAGGGCACGCGCGAAGTCGGCTTCACCGTGCTGTCGATGAGCATTTCGCTGGTCGCCGTGTTCATACCGTTGCTGCTCATGGGCGGTATCGTCGGGCGCCTGTTTCGGGAGTTTGCGGTGACGCTGTCCGCGGCGATCATGGTGTCGCTGGTCGTCTCGCTGACGACCACGCCGATGATGTGTGCTCGCCTGCTCAAGGGCAAGCCGGCGCCGGGCGTGCCCGCAGGCACCGCACCGCTCGCCCCCGAGCCGCCGAAGCGAGCTTCGATATGGACGCGCGCGGGCGACTGGACCGAGCGCATGTTCGAAGCGATGTTGCGCGAGTATGAGCGTTCGCTCGCCTGGGCACTGCGACACGGACCGCTCATGTTACTGATTCTGCTGGCGACGATCTGCCTGAATGTCTGGCTCTATATGGTGGTGCCCAAAGGCTTCTTCCCGCAGCAGGACACCGGACGGATGATCGGCTTCATTCAGGCCGATCAGGCGATCTCGTTCCAGGCGATGGAGAAAAAGCTCGCGGATTTCATCAAGATCGTGCAGGCGGACCCCGACGTCGCGACGGTGACGGGCTTCACCGGCGGGTCGAACCGCAACGGCGGATCGATGTTCGTCACCCTCAAGCCGTTGGGCGAGCGCAAGTTGACGGCCGATCAGGTGATCGCGCGTCTGCGGGGCAAGCTGGCGAAGGAGCCGGGCGCGATGCTGTATCTGCAATCGGTGCAGGACATCCGGGTCGGGGGGCGCTCAAGCAACGCGCAATATCAGTACACGTTGCAGGCCGATGACCTTCAGCAGTTGCGCGAATGGGAGCCGAAGGTGCGCAACGCGATATCCCGTCTGCCGGACCTCGCCGACGTGAATACGGACCAGCAGGACAAGGGGCTGCAAACGACGCTGGACATCGATCGCGATCAGGCGTCGCGCCTCGGGTTGACGATGAGCCAGATCGACAACGTGCTCAACGACGCGTTCGGCCAGCGCCAGGTCTCGACCATCTACAACCCGCTCAATCAGTACAAGGTAGTGATGGAGGTGGCGCCGCAGTGGTGGCAAAGTCCGGAATCGCTCAAGGATATTTACGTCGTGACGTCCGCGGGCGCGCAGGTGCCGCTCTCGGCGTTTGCGCGTTACCGGCCGACGAACACGGCGCTGGGCGTTTCGCATCAGGGGCAGTTCGCCGCCAGTACGATTTCGTTCAATTTGCCGGCGGGCGTGTCGCTCTCGCAGGCGCAGGCGTCCATCAACGACGCGGTGAGCCGGCTCGGTATGCCGACCTCGGTGCAGGGCAGTTTCCAGGGCACGGCGCAGGCGTTCCAGTCCGCGCTGTCGTCCCAGCCGATTCTGATTCTCACGGCGTTGTTGACGGTGTATATCGTGCTGGGCGTGCTCTATGAGAGCTATATCCATCCGCTGACGATTCTCTCGACGTTGCCGTCGGCCGGCGTGGGCGCCTTGCTTGCATTGCTGCTGTTCAATACCGAGTTCAGCATCATTGCGCTGATCGGGGTAATTTTGCTGATCGGTATCGTGAAGAAGAATGCCATCATGATGATCGACTTCGCGCTCGACGCGGAGCGGCGTCAGAATCTGCCGCCGCGCGAGGCGATCTTCCAGGCGTGTGTGCTGCGTTTTCGTCCGATCATGATGACGACGATGGCCGCCATGCTCGGGGCGATTCCCCTGGCGCTGGGAACGGGCGACGGAGCGGAACTGCGTCAGCCGTTGGGCATTTCGATCGTGGGCGGCCTGCTGGTGAGTCAGGTGCTCACGCTTTACACCACGCCGGTCGTGTATCTGTATCTGGATCGCGTGCGCCTGCGCTGGGCGCGGTGGCGCGCGCGCGCCCAGACCGGCCACAGCGACGTCGGGGAGGTCGGCCATGGGTGA
- the recC gene encoding exodeoxyribonuclease V subunit gamma, with product MLHLFFSNRFTTLEAALLRDLAQAPGASTGPVDPFETETIIVPSVAVRRRLELDYADVFGVCANVRLAYLAQWLWDMAGKLLTVPESSPFAPDRLVWPLYQCLGKPWVEASPRLAGYLSGADDVMRFELADRLAHIYDQYLTYRPDWLERWQSGESITPGAAATWGEVQRADEAWQSALWRQVLAHLEIRERHPTLRAIDRIEQLTPETVPVGWPSRVSVFALSSMPPLSMALLKAMSRLIDVHLYVLNPCESYWFDIVPPSRLSYLTKRDGAAHREVGHPLLAEWGRQTQSHIDALYADLAPQAVEDRALFQPNPAPTLLAALQNGILTLDDGRHGAPDGVGADGSVQVHVCHSLARQIEVLHDRLLACFDELPDLRPDDVLITVPDLGRAAPLIDAVFGTATPRIPYLVTGLPPTRTNPVARAFGAILALPQQRVAASSLVELARTEAVAQRYDLGGNVLDAIQNWLHAAGARRGWRGDALLRLDSPGASGDGGGDVAPALERHTLGDAMMRLFLGYALPDDAMPVDDWLPVGGIEGGRAELLGQLARLIDDLDMTVVALQSERTGLAWRDQLLAMLEQFFSDEPRFADDVAEVRMAIEQIGSAIADGAPEVRVPVDVVARVLANALDDPTRGGVPAGRVTFAAIPSLRLLPYRVVCMIGMDDGVLPGRVRADEFDLMRALPQRGDRQRRDDERNLFLDLMLSAQDRFLVTYTGRSVRDNAPLPPSTVVDELLDFTGQLLAPMSQGFSLDEQREARERLVVLHPLQPFSPKYFDGTVPSLYSYDVSNGEAAQQLAGQLASPVPQAVAVPFAGEPLPAIVQTHLTLDDLLRFWRHPGRAWARDRLGLSLNEMLTEVEDEEPFALDWTGRDALASRLLPRLLRDDVRDARASAEAIERIASVSHELPGGATGAVWRRRELGGLRALAAQVRQAQADGTGELLVTLTLTPALPPTWKASTQAIWHGDATLFADCVLQGRLAPVSRHGLVMYRYGSMRPSDLLAAWLAHLALCAHLQQPEHAGLDIAARTLWYGEDETFALRPVDDAAALLAQWIALYRLGQTRPLPFFVRSAWKLASTGKLADAQSAWLGSAFARADADDPYTKLVWRGVDDPLASPFDLLANTMFGPLAQHLELVEGA from the coding sequence ATGCTCCATCTATTCTTCTCCAACCGGTTCACCACGCTCGAAGCCGCCTTGCTGCGCGATCTCGCACAGGCGCCCGGCGCGTCGACGGGACCTGTCGATCCGTTCGAGACGGAAACCATCATCGTGCCGAGCGTGGCGGTGCGCCGCCGGCTGGAACTGGACTATGCGGATGTCTTCGGCGTGTGCGCCAACGTGCGTCTCGCCTACCTCGCGCAGTGGTTGTGGGACATGGCCGGGAAATTGCTGACGGTGCCGGAAAGCTCGCCGTTTGCGCCGGACCGGCTGGTCTGGCCGCTGTACCAATGTCTTGGGAAGCCGTGGGTCGAGGCGTCGCCGCGTCTGGCGGGTTATCTGTCGGGAGCGGACGACGTCATGCGCTTCGAGCTGGCGGACCGCCTCGCCCATATCTACGATCAATATCTGACGTACCGGCCGGACTGGCTGGAGCGATGGCAGTCCGGCGAATCGATCACGCCGGGGGCGGCGGCGACCTGGGGCGAGGTCCAGCGCGCCGACGAGGCCTGGCAGAGCGCGTTATGGCGTCAGGTGCTGGCGCATCTCGAGATTCGCGAGCGTCACCCGACGCTGCGTGCGATCGACCGTATCGAGCAATTGACGCCGGAGACGGTGCCGGTGGGCTGGCCGTCCCGCGTCTCGGTGTTTGCGCTGTCGTCGATGCCGCCGCTTTCGATGGCGTTGCTCAAGGCAATGTCCCGGTTGATCGACGTTCACCTGTATGTCCTCAATCCCTGCGAGAGCTATTGGTTCGACATCGTGCCGCCGTCGCGGCTGTCGTATCTGACGAAGCGCGACGGTGCGGCCCATCGCGAGGTGGGGCATCCGCTGCTGGCCGAATGGGGGAGGCAGACGCAGTCGCACATCGACGCCCTGTATGCGGACCTCGCGCCGCAAGCCGTGGAGGACCGGGCGCTGTTTCAGCCAAATCCCGCGCCGACACTGCTCGCCGCATTGCAAAACGGCATTCTCACATTGGACGATGGACGCCATGGCGCCCCGGACGGTGTTGGCGCCGACGGATCGGTGCAGGTGCACGTCTGTCATAGCCTTGCGCGACAGATCGAAGTGCTGCACGACCGGTTGCTGGCGTGCTTCGACGAACTCCCCGACTTGCGCCCGGACGATGTGCTGATAACCGTGCCGGACCTCGGCCGTGCGGCACCGCTGATCGACGCCGTGTTCGGCACTGCCACGCCGCGCATTCCCTATCTGGTGACTGGCCTGCCGCCAACGCGAACCAATCCGGTCGCCCGGGCGTTCGGGGCGATTCTTGCGCTGCCGCAGCAGCGCGTGGCGGCGTCGAGTCTGGTCGAGCTGGCGCGAACGGAAGCGGTGGCGCAGCGCTACGATCTGGGCGGCAATGTGCTCGATGCCATTCAGAACTGGTTGCACGCTGCCGGGGCGCGGCGAGGTTGGCGAGGAGACGCTCTGCTGCGGCTCGATAGTCCGGGGGCGAGCGGTGATGGCGGCGGAGACGTTGCCCCCGCACTGGAGCGCCACACGCTGGGCGACGCCATGATGCGACTGTTCCTGGGCTACGCGCTGCCGGACGATGCCATGCCTGTCGACGACTGGCTGCCTGTCGGAGGCATTGAAGGCGGTCGCGCCGAACTGCTCGGCCAGTTGGCCCGCCTGATCGACGATCTCGACATGACGGTAGTCGCGCTGCAAAGCGAGCGTACCGGTCTCGCGTGGCGGGATCAGTTGCTCGCCATGTTGGAGCAATTCTTTTCCGACGAGCCGAGATTTGCCGACGACGTTGCCGAAGTGCGCATGGCGATAGAGCAAATCGGTTCGGCCATCGCAGACGGTGCGCCCGAGGTTCGGGTCCCGGTGGACGTGGTGGCGCGTGTGCTGGCCAATGCGCTCGACGATCCCACGCGCGGCGGCGTGCCTGCCGGACGCGTGACGTTTGCGGCGATTCCCAGTTTGCGGTTGTTACCGTATCGCGTCGTGTGCATGATCGGCATGGACGACGGCGTATTGCCGGGGCGTGTACGTGCGGACGAGTTCGACCTGATGCGCGCACTGCCGCAGCGCGGCGACCGCCAGCGGCGCGATGACGAGCGCAATCTCTTTCTCGATTTGATGTTGAGTGCGCAGGACCGCTTCCTGGTGACCTATACGGGACGAAGCGTGCGCGATAACGCACCGCTGCCGCCGTCGACGGTGGTAGACGAATTGCTGGACTTCACCGGTCAGTTGCTCGCGCCGATGTCGCAAGGCTTCAGTCTCGATGAGCAACGCGAAGCGCGGGAGCGCCTTGTGGTGTTGCATCCGCTTCAGCCGTTCTCGCCAAAGTATTTCGATGGCACGGTGCCGTCGTTGTACAGCTACGACGTGTCCAACGGCGAAGCCGCGCAGCAATTGGCCGGCCAACTGGCGTCGCCGGTGCCGCAAGCGGTGGCCGTGCCGTTCGCTGGTGAGCCGCTGCCCGCCATCGTGCAAACGCATCTGACGCTGGACGATCTCCTGCGCTTCTGGCGGCATCCGGGGCGTGCCTGGGCGCGCGACCGGTTGGGCCTTTCGCTCAACGAGATGCTCACGGAGGTTGAAGACGAGGAGCCGTTCGCGCTCGACTGGACGGGACGCGACGCGCTTGCCTCGCGCCTCTTGCCTCGCCTGCTGCGCGACGACGTGCGCGATGCACGCGCCAGCGCAGAGGCCATCGAACGGATCGCCAGCGTGAGTCATGAACTGCCCGGTGGTGCCACCGGAGCGGTCTGGCGGCGCCGTGAATTGGGCGGCCTGCGCGCACTCGCTGCGCAGGTGCGGCAGGCGCAGGCGGACGGCACCGGGGAGCTTCTGGTCACATTGACGTTGACGCCTGCGCTGCCGCCGACCTGGAAAGCGTCGACGCAGGCAATATGGCATGGCGATGCCACGCTGTTTGCCGACTGTGTGCTGCAAGGGCGCCTCGCACCGGTCTCGCGTCATGGTCTGGTAATGTACCGCTATGGCAGCATGCGCCCGAGCGATTTGCTGGCGGCATGGCTTGCCCATCTCGCACTGTGCGCCCATTTGCAACAGCCGGAGCACGCGGGGTTGGACATCGCTGCCAGAACGCTCTGGTACGGCGAAGACGAGACATTCGCATTGCGTCCTGTGGACGATGCGGCGGCGCTCCTGGCGCAATGGATTGCGTTGTATCGGCTCGGACAGACACGTCCGCTGCCGTTTTTCGTGCGAAGCGCCTGGAAGCTCGCCAGCACCGGCAAACTGGCGGATGCGCAAAGCGCCTGGCTGGGTTCCGCATTCGCCCGCGCAGATGCGGACGACCCCTACACGAAACTGGTCTGGCGCGGCGTGGACGACCCGCTGGCCTCGCCGTTCGACCTGCTGGCGAACACAATGTTCGGACCGTTGGCGCAGCACCTTGAACTCGTGGAGGGCGCATGA
- a CDS encoding response regulator, translated as MTINVVVADDHPIVRFGIRRLLEEREMIHLVGEAGNSSELVNLLARAPCDILVTDFSMPGGNFKDGLFLIGYVRRYFPQIKIIVVTMLENLAILRGMLKLGVHSILSKLDEQSSIADIVCVVADGSRYIPAGLATRLHDSVVDDAEIDASKLSGREVEVVRLFVSGLTISEIAFQLSRSVKTVSSQKTNAMRKLGLDRDVDLYHYATRSGIT; from the coding sequence ATGACGATCAATGTCGTGGTCGCGGACGACCATCCGATTGTGCGCTTTGGCATACGGCGTCTGCTCGAAGAGCGGGAGATGATCCATCTGGTCGGGGAGGCCGGAAATTCGTCGGAACTGGTGAACCTGCTGGCCAGAGCGCCATGCGACATTCTGGTGACCGATTTTTCCATGCCGGGGGGCAACTTCAAGGACGGACTGTTTCTCATCGGCTACGTCCGCCGATATTTTCCGCAGATCAAGATCATCGTCGTGACCATGCTGGAGAATCTTGCGATTCTGCGCGGCATGCTGAAGCTCGGTGTCCATTCGATTCTCTCGAAGCTCGACGAACAGAGTTCGATCGCCGACATCGTATGTGTGGTCGCCGACGGCAGTCGCTACATTCCCGCCGGGCTGGCCACGCGCTTGCACGATTCGGTGGTCGACGACGCGGAGATCGATGCGTCGAAGCTCTCGGGGCGCGAAGTCGAAGTGGTGCGGCTGTTCGTGTCGGGACTGACGATCAGCGAAATCGCATTTCAGCTAAGCCGCAGCGTCAAAACCGTCAGTTCGCAGAAAACCAACGCCATGCGCAAACTGGGGCTGGATCGCGACGTCGATCTCTACCACTACGCTACGCGCTCGGGCATTACCTGA
- a CDS encoding FUSC family protein — translation MDYQTDIKKFLYSHYFFSGTRQAVGVILPALVLFWGMDQHLLGIEVASGALCASVVDINGPLRHKHTELLSCTLLGALTVLITGMATAAQPWQLWLTSLILTFGLSMLVVYGFRASLVSFACLMMMVLNVEADLTRHQAVLDAGAVLAGGLWYTYFSLFVCRIWWFRIEQQTLAECFFVTSEYLEAKAAFYDTSTDIDACYRRLIAAQVNVVEKQQAAREIILRNLPRLRIGALEPRRTMLFNLFINIVDLHETVVSVHTDYPMLRREFASNDVLLFFRDMIRKIAIEVDAIGYAIATNEPSRAQRSWRAEFRAIEYEIELMRKQSLQQRSPEAYQALTSTFRRVWSTTRIVERMHRNTDVTTAGNATEMQIDQALVRFTSRQSFSPKLLWKNLTFSSPSFRHALRVTIAISAGLLICENWSLLAGQDHSYWVLLTIIVILKPGFSLTKQKNAQRLTGTLLGCVSVLVILSFVHKAWILLALMFFCMVMGNSLSLFNYGLSVVFMSSYVLLLFHFLLPGSLSVIGERAVDTLIGSAIALVCSYLFPYWEYRLMGPLIRNAVQSTRTYLESCAGLEGKRDDFAYRMARKDMHIAFGNFGAAFKRMMLEPKSKQVAVAELNDLLVQNHVMASYITGMSDVLPRQIAADKSGELGQVVAAISDLLSQAVAAPAASVPTDTQAATEAMRDYTRRLDALVVEQEQQPDAADAHIQEIKQVVHQLKQMLRAGELILRDMRAIRLPA, via the coding sequence ATGGACTACCAGACCGATATCAAGAAGTTCCTATATAGCCATTACTTTTTCAGTGGCACCCGGCAGGCAGTCGGCGTCATCCTGCCCGCGCTCGTCCTGTTCTGGGGGATGGATCAGCACCTGCTCGGCATCGAGGTCGCCTCCGGCGCCCTGTGCGCGAGCGTGGTCGACATCAACGGACCGCTGCGCCACAAACATACCGAACTGCTCAGTTGCACGCTGCTCGGCGCCCTGACCGTGCTCATCACCGGTATGGCCACGGCGGCACAGCCCTGGCAACTCTGGCTCACGTCGCTGATTCTGACGTTCGGCCTGTCCATGCTCGTCGTCTACGGTTTTCGCGCATCGCTCGTGAGCTTCGCGTGCCTGATGATGATGGTCCTCAATGTCGAGGCCGACCTCACGCGTCATCAAGCGGTTCTCGATGCCGGGGCTGTACTTGCGGGCGGGCTCTGGTACACCTACTTCAGTTTGTTCGTCTGCCGTATCTGGTGGTTTCGGATCGAGCAGCAGACACTGGCCGAATGCTTCTTCGTCACCTCGGAATATCTTGAGGCCAAGGCCGCCTTTTACGATACGTCGACCGACATCGACGCCTGCTACCGCCGTCTGATCGCGGCGCAGGTCAACGTGGTGGAAAAGCAGCAGGCGGCGCGCGAAATCATCTTGCGAAATTTGCCGCGTCTGCGGATCGGGGCGCTCGAACCGCGCCGCACGATGCTGTTCAATCTGTTCATCAACATCGTGGACCTGCATGAGACGGTGGTCTCGGTGCACACCGACTACCCCATGCTGCGCCGCGAGTTCGCCAGCAACGACGTGCTTCTGTTCTTTCGCGACATGATTCGCAAGATCGCGATCGAAGTGGATGCCATCGGTTACGCCATTGCCACAAACGAGCCGTCACGCGCCCAGCGCAGCTGGCGCGCCGAGTTCCGGGCCATCGAGTACGAAATCGAACTCATGCGCAAGCAGTCGCTCCAGCAGCGCTCGCCCGAGGCCTATCAGGCGCTGACGAGTACCTTCCGTCGTGTATGGAGCACCACGCGCATCGTGGAGCGCATGCATCGCAACACGGACGTGACCACGGCCGGCAACGCGACGGAGATGCAGATCGACCAGGCGCTCGTGCGCTTTACGTCGCGACAGAGCTTTTCGCCGAAATTGTTATGGAAAAACCTGACGTTTTCGTCGCCGAGTTTCCGTCACGCGTTGCGCGTGACGATTGCCATCTCGGCAGGCCTGCTCATCTGCGAAAACTGGTCGTTGCTCGCCGGGCAGGACCACAGCTACTGGGTATTGCTCACGATCATCGTGATCCTGAAGCCCGGCTTCAGCCTGACGAAGCAGAAGAACGCGCAGCGGTTGACCGGCACGCTTCTGGGATGTGTGAGCGTGCTCGTCATCCTCTCGTTCGTGCACAAGGCATGGATCCTGCTCGCGCTCATGTTCTTCTGCATGGTCATGGGCAACAGTCTGTCCCTGTTCAACTACGGACTGTCGGTCGTGTTCATGTCGTCTTACGTCCTGTTGCTGTTCCACTTTCTTCTACCCGGTTCGCTTTCGGTCATTGGCGAGCGCGCCGTCGATACGCTGATCGGCTCGGCCATCGCGCTGGTCTGCTCGTATTTGTTCCCGTACTGGGAATACCGCCTCATGGGGCCGCTGATTCGCAACGCCGTTCAGTCCACGCGCACGTATCTGGAATCGTGTGCCGGGCTCGAAGGCAAGCGCGACGACTTCGCCTACCGGATGGCGCGCAAGGATATGCATATCGCGTTCGGAAATTTCGGCGCCGCCTTCAAGCGGATGATGCTCGAACCGAAGTCCAAACAGGTCGCGGTGGCCGAACTCAACGATTTGCTGGTGCAAAACCACGTGATGGCGTCGTACATCACAGGGATGTCGGACGTGCTGCCTCGTCAGATCGCGGCGGACAAGAGCGGAGAACTCGGACAGGTCGTGGCCGCCATTAGCGATCTGCTTTCTCAGGCGGTCGCCGCGCCTGCGGCGTCCGTCCCGACGGACACGCAGGCGGCAACCGAGGCCATGCGCGATTACACGCGACGGCTGGACGCCCTTGTCGTCGAACAGGAGCAACAGCCCGACGCCGCCGATGCCCACATCCAGGAAATCAAGCAGGTGGTGCATCAACTCAAGCAGATGCTGCGTGCGGGTGAGTTGATTTTGCGCGACATGCGGGCAATTCGCCTGCCCGCCTGA